The Synechococcales cyanobacterium CNB genome segment GCGTGGCCAGAAACTGCGCCTCGACGTTGCCCGTCTCCCAGAGTTTGAGCGCGAGGTCGTGATCGGACTTGATCTTCTTCGCCAACGCGCGGATGTCGCCCATCTTTACGCCGAACTGGTTCTCCGGAGCGCCGGCGTTCGCGTTGTGCCTTCGCCGAGCCTTGTCACCCAGAGCCTCGAGTTGCGCGAGGATCTCTTTGACCGTCATATCGGGATTATACCCAACACGAATCCCCATGCCGGTGCATCAAATCAGGGTTCCAGTATACCAAGAGAACTTTTCTTCGAGAGCGTTCGGGTGTTGACGCTCGAACTCCGGAGCTTTCGCGATCCTCTGCTTCCGCTATCCGTCCGATGAAATCGGCACGTTCACGGCGCGTTCGCTGGAAAACGTCTCGCTCGTCACTCCACCCGCCGTCAAGCCCTTTCGGCGATTCCGGCGGCGCTGCGCCACTGCTTCAGCTGGCCCAGGTGATGCGGCGGGTGTGCTACAAGCAGCGTGATGGCGATGTGCCCGATGGTCGGCGAGTAAGGGTGAAACTTCTCCGGCGATGGTCTCGGGAAGTAGTCCGGGTGCTTCGCCGCAACGACCGCGGCTAGGCGCGCGTTCCGGTCTCCGAACCGGTCAAGCAGTTCGCGCTTCGTCGCGTAGGCAGCACGGTCAGGCACGGGCGTGGTGCCATACCCGAACCGCTCCATCTCGGCATCTGCCGTCGGCACGCTCGGGTCGTCGAGTGTCGACAGCAGTACTCCTGCGTACGCATTGAGATGCGACAGCGTCCACGCCGGGTGGTTGACGATCGTGCCCGGCTGCTCGGTCATGCGGGATTCCGGAACGTCTTCGACTGCCGCGATGATAAACCCGTTGATCATCGCATGGATATCCAGGATCGTGCCGATCGTGTCGCGGGGGCTCATGTGATGAATGCTACGCGATGGAGGCGCCGGATTCATCATCGCCGGGCGGGACTGCCGTTACGCCGAGAGCTTGTGCAAAGAGCGAGCGTTCAACCTCTCAAAAACAAAAGCCCCGCAAGTCCTTGACCTGCGGGCCTTATGCGGCAATCGGGGTGAGAGGATTTGAACCTCCGACCTTCTCGTCCCGAACGAGACGCGCTACCAAGCTGCGCTACACCCCGTGGTCCCGTTTGTCCTCCGGCAGGCGATGGATGATCGCTCGCCGATGCCGCCGAGTATAGCCCCCTTCACGGACCGGCAGGAAGCACGGCCGGCAGGGCTGTCCTGACGCTCCGGCTGATACAGGGAAACAGGTCGGAGGCGTTACTTGAATCGGGCCGTCTCCGCAGGGTACTGCGGCTCGACCGTGTAGACGTTGTCCGAGCGGGTGCCGGGGTCGCCGTCCTGACCCGCGGAGTAGAAGTACGGACGGCCACCGGGGCAGATGCCCTCGTCCGCGTCTCCGACCCACTTCGAGGTGCGCAGCGGATCGGTCGCGCTCCACGGTCGGTAGGACCGCCTGAAGTTGAGCGCGACCGGCGTTCCATCGACTTTCACGCTCATGTTCGCTCGGCTGACCTTGACGTTCTTGTCGTTGTAGTAATCTCCGTATCCGCCGTGGTAGGCGGGATGAACGAAGCGGATCGGGCGTTCCCAGGCATCGACGACGTTCAGGGCCTTGTAGGCCGTCGGCGCCCCGCTGACCCCAAAGTCAACCACCGTCGGCTTGGCATACTTCGTGTCCAGCGACTGCAGCGCGGGTGCGACGGCAGCTGACTGCATCACCAACGCCGTGTACAGCGTAACCGTCGGATTCGCGGGGTCGTCTTCCTTGGCGTTGTCCGGCCGCCCATCGACCATCGGGATGGAGGCCCGTCCGGTGATGCCCGCCGGTGGCGGGAGTTGTGACGCGGGGATCTGTCCCTCGGACGCGATCCACTCGGCGAGCGAGTTGTCGAGCACGCGGATGGTGTTCGCCGTCGCCGATGCTCGGCTCGAGTTCGTCATCTTGGTGCCGACCGTCACGGTCAGGCCGACGAGCAGGGCGAGAATCGCCACAACGACGAGCATCTCCACGAGCGTGAAGGCCGAGCGTTGCATCGGGATGATTCCGTGTGTTGCCGTCATGCCGCATCTCCGTAGCGTGCCGCCGAAGCGGTGCATGGGCGAAGCATAACCCCTCGGCCTCGCCCTCTCCCAGACATACGCCGCCCCGGCGCGATCCGTTCCGCCTCGCGGCCCTCTTCCGGAAGGACTATCGCTTGCGAGGCTCCTTTCGGTCCGCAGCGAGAGCCGCCCGCGCGGACTCGTCCGTCACAGTCGGCGGGGCCTTGTCCTTCCCGTCCCGGGCGGTGCCATCCTCGGGCTTCGGCGGCACCGAAGCGGCGGGCTGGGCCATCGGTCGCGCGTCGAGACCCGGCCCCATGATCGAACCGCCCACGGGTGTCATCGGGGGCGCTCCAGCCGGGCGGCTCGGAGGCGCGGGAACCGGCCGAACGGCAGGGCGCAGCGGCTGGCCCGGCGCCGGCGCACCCATGCCCCCCCCCCCACCGCCGCCCGGACCGCCGGGACCACCGCTCGGCATCAGCCGAGCCTTGAAGACGTAGTCCGTGACGCGGTCCCGGATGCCCTCGTTCATGTCCTGGAAGAGGCGTGAACCTTCTCGCTTGTACTCGATGCGCGGATCGCGCTGGCTGAACGCCCTGAACCCGATCGCGTCGCGGAGCTGGTCCATCGCGTAGAGATGGTCCTTCCACGCGCCGTCGAAGATCTCGAGCAGGATCGTGCGTTCGAGGTAGAGCAACTCGGCACGGAGCAGGTTCTCGACGCGGGCGCGGACCGCGTCGGGTCGCTCAGATGGTTCGAGGTATCGCAGCCGGTCCGGCAGGCCGACGCCGAATCGCTCGGACAGGTGCCGATCGAGAGCGGCGTCGTCCGGGCAGGCGAGGGCGGCTTCGATCTCCCTCTCAATCACCCGCTCACGCACGAAACGCTGCGAGGCCTCGAGCAGTTCACCCCGGATGCGCTGCGGCGGTGTCGTTCGGACGCGCTCCTCCGTCCAGTTCAGGCCGAAGCGCCGGTTCGCCCAGTCCGCCAGCTGGCGCAGCGCCTCGGTCGGCGACTGCCGCGCCGCGTTCATCGTCAGCTGCATCATGAAGTCCACGGGGTACTCGACCTCCCGGCGTTCGTAGAGCTTCTCAGCCTGCTCCATGATGAGCATCTGCGGTGTGCGTTCCTCGTCCTCGATCGCTTCGCGCAACGCTTCGGCACCGATCTCGAACCCGAACTTGTTCTTCACCCAATCCGAGAGACGGCGCACGCCGTAGTCAGACTCGACGAACTGCGCGATCCCCGAGAGGTCCGCCTGCTCGATGCGCCGCTCCGCGGCCTGGCAGAGCCGCTCGTACACGGCGCGTCGCTCCTGGGCCCCGCCCTCACGGAGTTCGGCCGCGTCCAGCTCGACGCCAAACCGCGACTTCGCCCAGTTGATCAGGCCGGCGGAGTCGAAATCGACGCTGACCTCCGAGCCTTCGACCGGCATGTACTCGCCGAGCGTCACGTCGATCATGTGGCGA includes the following:
- a CDS encoding DinB family protein: MMNPAPPSRSIHHMSPRDTIGTILDIHAMINGFIIAAVEDVPESRMTEQPGTIVNHPAWTLSHLNAYAGVLLSTLDDPSVPTADAEMERFGYGTTPVPDRAAYATKRELLDRFGDRNARLAAVVAAKHPDYFPRPSPEKFHPYSPTIGHIAITLLVAHPPHHLGQLKQWRSAAGIAERA
- a CDS encoding prepilin-type N-terminal cleavage/methylation domain-containing protein — encoded protein: MHRFGGTLRRCGMTATHGIIPMQRSAFTLVEMLVVVAILALLVGLTVTVGTKMTNSSRASATANTIRVLDNSLAEWIASEGQIPASQLPPPAGITGRASIPMVDGRPDNAKEDDPANPTVTLYTALVMQSAAVAPALQSLDTKYAKPTVVDFGVSGAPTAYKALNVVDAWERPIRFVHPAYHGGYGDYYNDKNVKVSRANMSVKVDGTPVALNFRRSYRPWSATDPLRTSKWVGDADEGICPGGRPYFYSAGQDGDPGTRSDNVYTVEPQYPAETARFK